A genomic segment from Agelaius phoeniceus isolate bAgePho1 chromosome 2, bAgePho1.hap1, whole genome shotgun sequence encodes:
- the IL18BP gene encoding interleukin-18-binding protein isoform X1 encodes MYGSAGRTALGGTGRDLSDRGRRMLGEPLESPAWILLLCWGLAACCTGAMALQPPSITTLRMPAELPHPGESVTVSCEALSDLPEMTLLYWLENGFFVESLHPDGAVREGTVQEELQGSGWVLHRDLHFSSFNKQHLHTNFTCVVLSPLGADTREVQWPSQAPAPVPGNSGGLG; translated from the exons ATGTACGGGAGCGCTGGGCGGACAGCCCTGGGGGGCACCGGCCGCGACCTGAGTGACCGCGGGAGGAGGATGCTGGGGG agcccctggaaagccctgcctggatcctcctgctctgctggggcctGGCTGCTTGCTGCACAG GTGCTATGGCCTTGCAGCCACCCAGCATCACCACCCTGCGGATGCCAGCAGAGCTTCCTCACCCAG GTGAGAGTGTGACTGTGTCATGTGAAGCACTGAGTGATCTTCCAGAGATGACGCTGCTTTACTGGCTGGAGAACGGCTTCTTTGTGGAGAGCCTGCACCCGGACGGGGCTGTGCGTGAGGGGACAGTGCA agaggagctgcagggctcagggtgggtcCTGCACCGTGACCTGCACTTCAGCTCCTTCAACAAGCAGCACCTGCACACCAACTTCACCTGCGTGGTGCTCAGTCCCCTCGGTGCCGACACCAGGGAGGTGCAATGGCCGTCCCAAGcaccagcccctgtccctgggaaCAGTGGGGGCCTGGGCTGA
- the IL18BP gene encoding interleukin-18-binding protein isoform X2, protein MYGSAGRTALGGTGRDLSDRGRRMLGEPLESPAWILLLCWGLAACCTGAMALQPPSITTLRMPAELPHPGESVTVSCEALSDLPEMTLLYWLENGFFVESLHPDGAVREGTVQF, encoded by the exons ATGTACGGGAGCGCTGGGCGGACAGCCCTGGGGGGCACCGGCCGCGACCTGAGTGACCGCGGGAGGAGGATGCTGGGGG agcccctggaaagccctgcctggatcctcctgctctgctggggcctGGCTGCTTGCTGCACAG GTGCTATGGCCTTGCAGCCACCCAGCATCACCACCCTGCGGATGCCAGCAGAGCTTCCTCACCCAG GTGAGAGTGTGACTGTGTCATGTGAAGCACTGAGTGATCTTCCAGAGATGACGCTGCTTTACTGGCTGGAGAACGGCTTCTTTGTGGAGAGCCTGCACCCGGACGGGGCTGTGCGTGAGGGGACAGTGCA ATTCTAG
- the RNF121 gene encoding E3 ubiquitin ligase RNF121 isoform X3, whose product MRPEGRVRQPFHSSPRLIGGLGSAAPSNWLEIDLSHLSPEERWRVEHVRMHAKHRGHEAMHAEMVLILIATLVVAQLLLVQWKQRHPRSYNMVTLFQMWVVPLYFTIKLNWWRFLVIWVLFSAVTAFVTFRATRKPLVQTTPRLVYKWFLLIYKISYATGIVGYMAVMFTLFGLNLLFRIKPEDAMDFGISLLFYGLYYGVLERDFAEMCADYMASTIGFYSASGMPTKHLSDSVCAVCGQQIFVDVNEEGIIENTYRLSCNHVFHEFCIRGWCIVGKKQTCPYCKEKVDLKRMFSNPWERPHVMYGQLLDWLRYLVAWQPVIIGLVQGINYILGLE is encoded by the exons atTGATCTTTCACACTTGTCCCCAGAGGAGAGATGGAG GGTGGAGCACGTCCGGATGCACGCCAAGCACCGTGGGCACGAGGCGATGCATGCCGAGATGGTGCTCATCCTCATCGCCACCCTCGTGgtggcacagctcctcctggtGCAGTGGAAGCAGCGGCACCCTCGCTCCTACAAT ATGGTGACCCTCTTCCAGATGTGGGTAGTACCTCTGTATTTCACTATCAAGCTGAACTGGTGGCGGTTCCTGGTGATCTGGGTGCTCTTCTCAGCAGTCACAGCTTTTGTCACCTTCCGGGCAACTCGAAAGCCTCTGGTACAGACAACACCCAG ACTGGTTTATAAATGGTTTCTACTAATATACAAGATCAGCTATGCCACTGGGATCGTGGGGTACATGGCTGTCATGTTTACGCTTTTTGGACTTAACCTATTATTCAG AATCAAACCAGAAGATGCGATGGACTTTGGCATCTCCCTCCTCTTCTATGGTCTTTACTATGGAGTGCTGGAACGGGACTTTGCTGAGATGTGTGCAGATTACATGGCCTCAACCATCGGG TTCTACAGCGCCTCAGGGATGCCCACCAAGCACCTCTCTGACAGCGTCTGCGCCGTCTGCGGCCAGCAGATCTTCGTGGATGTCAACGAGGAAGGGATCATTGAGAACACCTACCGCCTCTCCTGCAACCACGT GTTCCATGAGTTCTGCATCCGGGGCTGGTGCATTGTCGGGAAGAAGCAGACGTGTCCATACTGCAAAGAGAAGGTGGATCTCAAGAGGATGTTCAGTAATCC ctgggagaggcctCACGTCATGTATGGGCAGCTGCTGGACTGGCTGCGCTACTTGGTGGCCTGGCAGCCGGTGATCATCGGACTGGTCCAGGGAATCAACTACATCCTGGGGCTGGAGTAA
- the RNF121 gene encoding E3 ubiquitin ligase RNF121 isoform X1 produces MAAVLEVEVGGPVEREAEEIDLSHLSPEERWRVEHVRMHAKHRGHEAMHAEMVLILIATLVVAQLLLVQWKQRHPRSYNMVTLFQMWVVPLYFTIKLNWWRFLVIWVLFSAVTAFVTFRATRKPLVQTTPRLVYKWFLLIYKISYATGIVGYMAVMFTLFGLNLLFRIKPEDAMDFGISLLFYGLYYGVLERDFAEMCADYMASTIGFYSASGMPTKHLSDSVCAVCGQQIFVDVNEEGIIENTYRLSCNHVFHEFCIRGWCIVGKKQTCPYCKEKVDLKRMFSNPWERPHVMYGQLLDWLRYLVAWQPVIIGLVQGINYILGLE; encoded by the exons atTGATCTTTCACACTTGTCCCCAGAGGAGAGATGGAG GGTGGAGCACGTCCGGATGCACGCCAAGCACCGTGGGCACGAGGCGATGCATGCCGAGATGGTGCTCATCCTCATCGCCACCCTCGTGgtggcacagctcctcctggtGCAGTGGAAGCAGCGGCACCCTCGCTCCTACAAT ATGGTGACCCTCTTCCAGATGTGGGTAGTACCTCTGTATTTCACTATCAAGCTGAACTGGTGGCGGTTCCTGGTGATCTGGGTGCTCTTCTCAGCAGTCACAGCTTTTGTCACCTTCCGGGCAACTCGAAAGCCTCTGGTACAGACAACACCCAG ACTGGTTTATAAATGGTTTCTACTAATATACAAGATCAGCTATGCCACTGGGATCGTGGGGTACATGGCTGTCATGTTTACGCTTTTTGGACTTAACCTATTATTCAG AATCAAACCAGAAGATGCGATGGACTTTGGCATCTCCCTCCTCTTCTATGGTCTTTACTATGGAGTGCTGGAACGGGACTTTGCTGAGATGTGTGCAGATTACATGGCCTCAACCATCGGG TTCTACAGCGCCTCAGGGATGCCCACCAAGCACCTCTCTGACAGCGTCTGCGCCGTCTGCGGCCAGCAGATCTTCGTGGATGTCAACGAGGAAGGGATCATTGAGAACACCTACCGCCTCTCCTGCAACCACGT GTTCCATGAGTTCTGCATCCGGGGCTGGTGCATTGTCGGGAAGAAGCAGACGTGTCCATACTGCAAAGAGAAGGTGGATCTCAAGAGGATGTTCAGTAATCC ctgggagaggcctCACGTCATGTATGGGCAGCTGCTGGACTGGCTGCGCTACTTGGTGGCCTGGCAGCCGGTGATCATCGGACTGGTCCAGGGAATCAACTACATCCTGGGGCTGGAGTAA
- the RNF121 gene encoding E3 ubiquitin ligase RNF121 isoform X2 has translation MAAVLEVEVGGPVEREAEEIDLSHLSPEERWRVEHVRMHAKHRGHEAMHAEMVLILIATLVVAQLLLVQWKQRHPRSYNMVTLFQMWVVPLYFTIKLNWWRFLVIWVLFSAVTAFVTFRATRKPLVQTTPRLVYKWFLLIYKISYATGIVGYMAVMFTLFGLNLLFRIKPEDAMDFGISLLFYGLYYGVLERDFAEMCADYMASTIGFYSASGMPTKHLSDSVCAVCGQQIFVDVNEEGIIENTYRLSCNHVYPSLQFPLTCHSPGSMSSASGAGALSGRSRRVHTAKRRWISRGCSVIPGRGLTSCMGSCWTGCATWWPGSR, from the exons atTGATCTTTCACACTTGTCCCCAGAGGAGAGATGGAG GGTGGAGCACGTCCGGATGCACGCCAAGCACCGTGGGCACGAGGCGATGCATGCCGAGATGGTGCTCATCCTCATCGCCACCCTCGTGgtggcacagctcctcctggtGCAGTGGAAGCAGCGGCACCCTCGCTCCTACAAT ATGGTGACCCTCTTCCAGATGTGGGTAGTACCTCTGTATTTCACTATCAAGCTGAACTGGTGGCGGTTCCTGGTGATCTGGGTGCTCTTCTCAGCAGTCACAGCTTTTGTCACCTTCCGGGCAACTCGAAAGCCTCTGGTACAGACAACACCCAG ACTGGTTTATAAATGGTTTCTACTAATATACAAGATCAGCTATGCCACTGGGATCGTGGGGTACATGGCTGTCATGTTTACGCTTTTTGGACTTAACCTATTATTCAG AATCAAACCAGAAGATGCGATGGACTTTGGCATCTCCCTCCTCTTCTATGGTCTTTACTATGGAGTGCTGGAACGGGACTTTGCTGAGATGTGTGCAGATTACATGGCCTCAACCATCGGG TTCTACAGCGCCTCAGGGATGCCCACCAAGCACCTCTCTGACAGCGTCTGCGCCGTCTGCGGCCAGCAGATCTTCGTGGATGTCAACGAGGAAGGGATCATTGAGAACACCTACCGCCTCTCCTGCAACCACGTGTATCCTTCTCTGCAG TTCCCCTTAACGTGCCACTCCCCAGGTTCCATGAGTTCTGCATCCGGGGCTGGTGCATTGTCGGGAAGAAGCAGACGTGTCCATACTGCAAAGAGAAGGTGGATCTCAAGAGGATGTTCAGTAATCC ctgggagaggcctCACGTCATGTATGGGCAGCTGCTGGACTGGCTGCGCTACTTGGTGGCCTGGCAGCCGGTGA
- the RNF121 gene encoding E3 ubiquitin ligase RNF121 isoform X4 has protein sequence MAAVLEVEVGGPVEREAEEIDLSHLSPEERWRVEHVRMHAKHRGHEAMHAEMVLILIATLVVAQLLLVQWKQRHPRSYNMVTLFQMWVVPLYFTIKLNWWRFLVIWVLFSAVTAFVTFRATRKPLVQTTPRLVYKWFLLIYKISYATGIVGYMAVMFTLFGLNLLFRIKPEDAMDFGISLLFYGLYYGVLERDFAEMCADYMASTIGFYSASGMPTKHLSDSVCAVCGQQIFVDVNEEGIIENTYRLSCNHVFHEFCIRGWCIVGKKQTCPYCKEKVDLKRMFSNPSCPAGRGLTSCMGSCWTGCATWWPGSR, from the exons atTGATCTTTCACACTTGTCCCCAGAGGAGAGATGGAG GGTGGAGCACGTCCGGATGCACGCCAAGCACCGTGGGCACGAGGCGATGCATGCCGAGATGGTGCTCATCCTCATCGCCACCCTCGTGgtggcacagctcctcctggtGCAGTGGAAGCAGCGGCACCCTCGCTCCTACAAT ATGGTGACCCTCTTCCAGATGTGGGTAGTACCTCTGTATTTCACTATCAAGCTGAACTGGTGGCGGTTCCTGGTGATCTGGGTGCTCTTCTCAGCAGTCACAGCTTTTGTCACCTTCCGGGCAACTCGAAAGCCTCTGGTACAGACAACACCCAG ACTGGTTTATAAATGGTTTCTACTAATATACAAGATCAGCTATGCCACTGGGATCGTGGGGTACATGGCTGTCATGTTTACGCTTTTTGGACTTAACCTATTATTCAG AATCAAACCAGAAGATGCGATGGACTTTGGCATCTCCCTCCTCTTCTATGGTCTTTACTATGGAGTGCTGGAACGGGACTTTGCTGAGATGTGTGCAGATTACATGGCCTCAACCATCGGG TTCTACAGCGCCTCAGGGATGCCCACCAAGCACCTCTCTGACAGCGTCTGCGCCGTCTGCGGCCAGCAGATCTTCGTGGATGTCAACGAGGAAGGGATCATTGAGAACACCTACCGCCTCTCCTGCAACCACGT GTTCCATGAGTTCTGCATCCGGGGCTGGTGCATTGTCGGGAAGAAGCAGACGTGTCCATACTGCAAAGAGAAGGTGGATCTCAAGAGGATGTTCAGTAA TccttcctgcccagctgggagaggcctCACGTCATGTATGGGCAGCTGCTGGACTGGCTGCGCTACTTGGTGGCCTGGCAGCCGGTGA